From one Pseudobdellovibrionaceae bacterium genomic stretch:
- a CDS encoding S8 family serine peptidase — translation MIRDKRNGMCYRPKRQRFLFIGSAALLGLTLLLFQNCQPNYLIKVAQLALHSSDSDAETESTPLSSPFSEGKLQISWSQLLENPEFRQRNQGAFAKASDSVFSLGSTLPLGLADPIPNESDILVDEDAAVFLPGQAMVVLVDNNCRRTRASTATFSADLEDNSPGKPQLDIEAYSYGVKDPLPVSQFRNWLESDPCIVGASEDLEVSVTETILNNDPMFDNLSHLKAINYVAAQDLFHRSSLKIDRDVVIAIVDTGIDYRHNDLRNRMWTNGSGNYGHDYINNDTDPMDDHKHGTHCAGLAAAENNNNVGVSGVMGFNAKLMAVKVLAANGSGSTTTVVNGVNFAVTNKADVINMSLGGKGTSAAYRDALARAVAANVFVAVAAGNDNVQINSGTNFFSPAGYAKDINGAMAVGSFDALSFAKSGFSNYSTTYVEIGAPGSAGSARLISTVPNNAYEGLQGTSMASPVLAGAAALTIGILRSQGISYTPADIEEILTNSSPSRSGLSSYFKGGKYLDVERTAEYVQRVYLFSATGGFK, via the coding sequence GTGATCCGGGATAAGCGCAATGGAATGTGCTACCGGCCAAAGCGGCAACGTTTCCTCTTCATAGGCTCGGCAGCACTTTTAGGGTTAACACTTCTACTATTTCAAAACTGTCAACCAAACTATCTGATCAAGGTAGCGCAACTGGCTCTGCACAGTTCGGACTCCGACGCCGAAACTGAAAGTACACCTTTGTCTTCACCCTTTTCAGAGGGAAAACTCCAAATCTCCTGGTCACAGCTGTTGGAAAACCCCGAATTCAGGCAGAGAAATCAAGGAGCCTTTGCGAAGGCTTCCGATTCCGTTTTCTCTTTGGGATCAACCCTGCCCTTGGGACTTGCGGATCCTATCCCCAACGAGTCTGATATTCTTGTCGATGAAGATGCTGCCGTCTTTTTGCCTGGCCAAGCCATGGTGGTTTTGGTCGACAATAACTGTCGGCGGACAAGAGCCAGTACAGCCACTTTTTCGGCAGATCTGGAAGACAACTCCCCAGGTAAACCTCAGCTTGACATTGAAGCCTATAGCTACGGGGTCAAGGATCCACTACCAGTCAGCCAGTTTCGTAACTGGCTGGAAAGTGACCCTTGCATTGTTGGAGCCAGTGAGGATCTGGAAGTTTCGGTAACCGAAACCATCCTCAACAATGATCCGATGTTTGATAACTTGAGTCATTTGAAAGCTATAAACTACGTTGCTGCTCAGGATTTGTTTCATCGTTCAAGCCTGAAAATTGACCGTGATGTGGTTATTGCCATCGTCGACACAGGTATCGACTACCGCCACAACGACTTGCGTAATCGAATGTGGACTAATGGTAGTGGCAACTATGGGCACGACTATATCAATAATGACACCGATCCCATGGATGACCACAAACATGGAACTCACTGTGCGGGACTCGCCGCTGCCGAAAACAACAATAATGTTGGAGTTTCTGGGGTCATGGGATTTAACGCCAAACTCATGGCGGTAAAAGTTCTTGCCGCTAATGGTTCTGGTAGCACGACCACTGTCGTCAACGGGGTCAACTTCGCGGTAACAAACAAGGCTGATGTCATCAACATGTCTTTAGGTGGCAAGGGAACCAGTGCCGCCTATCGTGATGCCCTGGCCCGCGCGGTGGCGGCCAATGTCTTTGTGGCTGTCGCAGCCGGAAACGATAATGTTCAGATTAATTCGGGTACGAACTTTTTCTCACCCGCTGGGTACGCCAAAGATATCAACGGTGCCATGGCGGTAGGATCATTCGACGCTCTCAGTTTTGCCAAGTCGGGCTTTTCGAATTACAGCACAACCTATGTGGAAATCGGCGCCCCAGGCTCCGCCGGGTCAGCTCGATTGATCTCCACGGTTCCCAACAATGCTTACGAGGGACTACAGGGTACCTCCATGGCCTCGCCGGTCTTGGCCGGAGCTGCTGCCTTGACCATTGGAATTTTACGCAGTCAGGGGATCTCTTACACCCCTGCTGACATCGAAGAGATTCTAACTAACAGCTCCCCCTCCCGGTCCGGCCTATCCTCCTATTTCAAGGGTGGAAAGTATTTGGATGTGGAGAGAACTGCTGAGTACGTTCAACGGGTTTATTTGTTTAGTGCAACTGGGGGCTTTAAATAA
- a CDS encoding FMN-binding glutamate synthase family protein: protein MRREFIIGLLAVIALLCVGAYYYPPTLWSLVFLGPIILIGVNDFFQTKHTIRRNFPIVGNFRYLFEAIRPEINQYFVESNTDGVPFSREQRSLVYQRSKGTLDTLPFGTQRDVYEVGFEWLNHSLHPVHVNPESLRVKVGGPDCTQPYLASVMNISAMSYGALSSNAVLSLNGGARDGGFAHNTGEGGMSSYHLKNGGDLIWQIGTGYFGCRSGDGRFNPDKFAEKAKGPSIKMIEIKLSQGAKPGHGGILPAAKVTPEISKIREVPMGQDVLSPPAHSAFGTPLEMLQFIKQLRELSGGKPVGFKLCLGKRREFLAICKAMHKTGITPDFITVDGAEGGTGAAPLEFSNHIGTPLVEALIFVHNSLVGFNLRDRVRVIAAGKVTSGFGIVKRLALGADMVYSARAFMMSLGCIQALRCHNNSCPTGVATQDRNLASGLHVPDKRHRVATFHKETIESAAEILGAMGVEKTEDLRPWHLMRRISPMEVKHYGELYEYLNPGDLLRAELPVTYKRACQAASPDSFRHSGAEI, encoded by the coding sequence ATGAGACGAGAATTCATCATTGGCCTTTTGGCAGTTATTGCGCTTCTTTGCGTGGGTGCTTACTACTATCCACCGACCCTTTGGTCGCTTGTTTTTTTGGGCCCCATTATCTTGATTGGTGTTAATGATTTTTTCCAGACCAAGCATACCATTCGTCGAAATTTTCCAATTGTAGGAAATTTTCGTTATCTTTTCGAAGCAATTCGCCCAGAGATTAACCAGTACTTTGTTGAGTCCAATACGGATGGAGTCCCGTTTAGTCGTGAGCAGCGAAGCCTGGTTTACCAAAGATCCAAAGGAACCCTGGATACCCTGCCTTTTGGGACTCAGCGCGATGTTTATGAGGTGGGATTTGAGTGGCTCAATCACTCCCTCCACCCAGTTCATGTAAATCCAGAGTCTCTGCGTGTAAAAGTTGGTGGCCCAGATTGTACTCAGCCCTACCTGGCAAGTGTTATGAACATCTCGGCAATGAGTTATGGGGCGCTAAGTTCGAATGCTGTCCTCTCCCTAAATGGCGGTGCTCGGGATGGAGGATTTGCCCACAATACTGGTGAGGGAGGAATGAGTTCTTACCATCTCAAGAACGGCGGAGACTTGATTTGGCAAATTGGCACGGGCTATTTTGGATGCCGCTCTGGGGATGGAAGATTTAATCCAGATAAGTTCGCTGAAAAAGCCAAGGGTCCTTCTATAAAAATGATCGAGATTAAGTTGTCTCAGGGTGCCAAGCCTGGCCATGGTGGAATCTTGCCAGCCGCCAAGGTCACCCCAGAAATATCGAAAATCCGCGAAGTCCCGATGGGACAGGACGTTCTTTCGCCTCCAGCGCATTCGGCCTTTGGCACCCCATTGGAGATGTTACAGTTTATTAAGCAGCTCAGAGAGTTGTCTGGAGGAAAACCAGTTGGATTTAAACTGTGTTTGGGCAAGCGTCGGGAGTTTTTGGCAATTTGCAAGGCAATGCACAAGACCGGGATCACTCCGGACTTCATCACCGTCGATGGTGCTGAGGGTGGGACGGGAGCAGCGCCCTTGGAGTTTTCCAACCACATCGGAACACCACTCGTAGAGGCCTTAATCTTTGTTCACAACTCATTAGTGGGATTCAATCTCCGGGACCGAGTGCGGGTGATTGCCGCAGGCAAGGTGACTTCTGGATTTGGTATTGTAAAGCGACTGGCTTTGGGAGCGGACATGGTCTACTCGGCCCGGGCTTTTATGATGTCTTTAGGGTGTATTCAGGCCCTCAGGTGTCACAACAACTCGTGCCCAACGGGTGTGGCCACTCAGGACCGGAATCTAGCATCTGGCCTACATGTGCCAGATAAGCGTCACCGGGTGGCGACCTTTCACAAAGAGACAATTGAAAGTGCGGCCGAAATCCTTGGCGCCATGGGTGTGGAAAAAACGGAAGATCTTCGTCCTTGGCACTTGATGAGAAGAATCAGCCCCATGGAAGTAAAGCACTATGGGGAACTCTATGAGTACCTGAATCCAGGAGACCTGTTGCGTGCGGAACTCCCAGTGACCTACAAGCGTGCCTGCCAGGCCGCAAGCCCCGACAGCTTTCGTCATTCGGGAGCGGAGATCTAA
- a CDS encoding CPBP family intramembrane metalloprotease encodes MMNKLIAYIRKHFLPDTLPKLSERGLWLSLPLVALVLLIYEYYGWQIPFMKMALHYAWLPNYSQNNVKFIAQAYTSASFVTLFVLVPVIFGRMFPYDGPNPFAFRPTLVREFIPSYLPLILVMTPVLWIACGRTDFNRFYPLYNPASIHHLIAYETIYMVQFIAVEYLFRGFLLFRMERAAPGYGVWVMVIPYALIHIHKPFPEAVASIFAGVVLGFLALKSRSIWPGVFVHCYVALATDLFSLIRSGRFSVLF; translated from the coding sequence ATGATGAATAAACTTATTGCCTATATCCGGAAACACTTCTTGCCCGACACTCTACCAAAGTTGAGTGAGCGAGGCCTTTGGCTAAGTCTTCCCTTGGTAGCCCTGGTTCTCCTCATATACGAGTACTATGGTTGGCAAATCCCGTTCATGAAGATGGCTCTCCATTACGCCTGGCTGCCCAACTACTCCCAGAACAACGTCAAGTTTATTGCCCAGGCCTATACCTCAGCCAGCTTTGTCACATTGTTTGTTCTTGTTCCTGTAATCTTTGGCCGTATGTTTCCCTATGACGGTCCCAATCCCTTTGCCTTTCGACCGACTCTGGTCCGGGAGTTTATCCCCTCTTATCTACCCTTGATTCTCGTTATGACTCCTGTCCTGTGGATCGCCTGTGGCCGTACCGACTTCAATCGCTTCTATCCATTATATAACCCTGCCTCAATACACCACCTAATTGCCTACGAGACCATTTACATGGTTCAGTTCATCGCCGTGGAGTATTTGTTTCGTGGATTTCTGCTATTCCGCATGGAAAGGGCGGCCCCAGGGTATGGAGTCTGGGTCATGGTAATTCCCTATGCCTTAATTCACATCCACAAGCCATTTCCTGAAGCCGTGGCCTCGATTTTTGCCGGAGTTGTACTAGGGTTCCTTGCCCTTAAGAGCAGATCTATCTGGCCGGGAGTATTCGTCCACTGCTACGTGGCCCTGGCAACTGATTTATTTTCGCTGATTCGCTCCGGACGCTTTTCAGTTTTGTTCTGA
- a CDS encoding LysR family transcriptional regulator → MTFEQIRTLCAIVEEGGFRPAAERLHKSQSSLSYAIRQLEDEFKLRVFSRESYRPELTDAGRALYERAKGLLQNVAEFEDLGRQLSQGVEAEVDLALSALTPLPPLIPVLREFAKRFPHTRLRMSVEIFGALEKVRDGRAQLAITEGRDLDPGQFEVEPHCPIKLIPVVAPSHPLGRRQKEISQSMLMNFPHLILRSTGSVDGRSSAGIMEGAFTWSLPDFQTKMTLLKAGLGWGHMPHHLVEKEIRAKVLVKLKVPEFKGLEENQWVVRRRGQNTGLAQAYLWRELTKVAKRKI, encoded by the coding sequence ATGACTTTTGAGCAGATTCGCACCCTATGCGCAATTGTAGAGGAGGGAGGGTTTCGGCCGGCGGCCGAGCGGCTTCACAAGTCGCAAAGTTCACTCAGCTATGCAATTCGGCAATTGGAGGATGAGTTCAAACTAAGGGTGTTTTCAAGAGAATCCTACCGCCCGGAGTTGACGGATGCCGGGAGGGCTCTATACGAGAGGGCAAAAGGTCTCCTTCAGAATGTGGCTGAGTTTGAGGATTTGGGAAGGCAGTTGAGTCAGGGCGTGGAGGCGGAGGTTGATCTTGCCCTCAGTGCGTTAACACCACTGCCGCCACTTATTCCAGTATTGCGCGAGTTTGCGAAGCGGTTTCCTCACACCCGCCTCAGGATGAGTGTGGAAATTTTTGGAGCATTGGAAAAAGTCCGAGATGGGCGCGCTCAACTGGCGATTACGGAGGGAAGAGATCTCGATCCTGGCCAATTTGAAGTTGAACCACACTGTCCGATTAAGCTCATTCCGGTGGTGGCCCCCTCACACCCTCTGGGTCGCAGGCAAAAGGAGATCTCCCAATCCATGTTGATGAATTTTCCTCATCTTATATTGCGAAGCACGGGATCCGTGGATGGCCGAAGTTCGGCCGGAATTATGGAGGGAGCATTTACCTGGAGTTTGCCGGATTTTCAGACCAAAATGACTCTGCTCAAGGCGGGATTGGGATGGGGGCATATGCCACATCATCTGGTTGAAAAGGAGATCAGGGCGAAGGTTCTGGTAAAACTAAAAGTACCTGAGTTTAAAGGCCTTGAAGAAAATCAATGGGTCGTTCGCCGTCGCGGCCAAAATACTGGGCTGGCCCAGGCGTACCTTTGGCGGGAGCTCACCAAAGTTGCAAAACGTAAAATCTAG
- a CDS encoding SDR family oxidoreductase — translation MKILKRRRHSQRYKPVILVTGCSSGIGLALARRLWTLYDYRVVITVRQNSLDKIKDDKFHNTDRFWIQHLDVTSSEDRKRLIDEILEKWGKVDILVNNAGISFRAVVEHMDSQTERLQLETNYLGPMGLIRLVLPSMRMSGRGKIINVSSVSGMLAMPTMASYSASKHALEGASEALWYEMRPLGINVTLIQPGFIRSHSFRNVVYSAQSALSQAAGGPYSDYYRHMTPFISKTMQKSRTTPEKVARTILNVIRTENPPLRVPASLDAFLFFYIRRFFPRRFLHPFLFFCLPGSGKWGERYSKKRD, via the coding sequence ATTAAGATTCTCAAAAGACGACGTCACTCCCAGAGATATAAACCCGTTATTCTCGTAACCGGGTGTAGTTCCGGGATCGGTCTCGCTTTGGCACGACGACTCTGGACTCTGTATGATTATAGGGTTGTTATCACCGTGCGACAAAATTCCCTAGATAAGATCAAAGATGATAAATTCCATAATACCGATCGTTTCTGGATCCAACACCTAGATGTGACATCAAGCGAAGACCGAAAGCGATTGATCGATGAGATCCTAGAGAAATGGGGAAAGGTCGATATTCTCGTTAACAATGCAGGCATCAGCTTTCGTGCTGTCGTCGAGCACATGGATTCGCAAACCGAGAGATTACAACTTGAAACTAATTACCTGGGACCTATGGGACTTATTCGCTTAGTCCTGCCAAGTATGCGTATGTCCGGAAGAGGTAAAATCATTAATGTCTCCTCTGTGAGCGGAATGCTGGCCATGCCGACCATGGCATCCTATAGCGCATCCAAGCACGCGCTTGAGGGAGCCAGCGAAGCCCTGTGGTATGAAATGAGGCCTCTCGGGATTAATGTCACTTTGATTCAACCGGGATTTATTCGCTCTCATTCCTTCCGCAATGTTGTTTACTCTGCACAATCAGCCCTTTCTCAGGCTGCTGGCGGTCCCTATAGCGATTATTACCGACACATGACGCCCTTTATATCCAAGACCATGCAGAAATCGAGAACCACTCCCGAAAAGGTGGCCCGCACTATACTCAATGTGATTCGCACCGAGAATCCACCCCTAAGAGTGCCAGCCTCATTGGATGCATTCTTGTTCTTCTACATTCGCCGCTTTTTTCCTCGTCGATTTCTTCACCCCTTTTTGTTTTTCTGTCTACCGGGCTCCGGGAAGTGGGGTGAGCGCTACTCCAAAAAACGGGATTAG
- a CDS encoding pirin family protein yields MRQVRKSEERGRGDLGWLKAKYSFSFADYFDRNNMGFRTLRVINQDVIQPLGGFATHPHQDMEILTYVIRGAVAHKDSMENSTVIPAGEVQLMSAGTGVEHSEFNPSDTDTLELLQIWMIPDQKGYSPTYQQMQIDRDARRNDWLQLAGPGNRPHEGMLIRQQLAIYTSALESRKSLTFEPEFGGNVWLQVVDGQIEVEGESLEPGDGLALTEVSRISVRAINTAEFLVFDLS; encoded by the coding sequence ATGAGGCAGGTTCGCAAGAGTGAGGAGCGTGGTCGAGGAGACTTGGGGTGGCTAAAAGCCAAATACAGCTTCTCGTTTGCCGACTATTTTGATCGCAACAACATGGGCTTCCGCACTCTCCGAGTAATCAACCAGGACGTTATTCAGCCCTTGGGCGGATTTGCCACCCATCCCCACCAGGATATGGAGATCCTCACCTATGTGATCCGAGGCGCTGTCGCTCACAAAGACAGCATGGAAAACTCCACCGTCATCCCAGCTGGGGAAGTCCAACTCATGAGTGCGGGAACCGGTGTCGAACACAGCGAGTTTAACCCCTCCGACACAGATACACTGGAGCTACTGCAGATCTGGATGATCCCGGACCAGAAAGGATACAGCCCCACCTACCAGCAAATGCAGATCGACCGCGATGCCAGACGCAACGACTGGTTGCAACTAGCGGGCCCCGGAAATCGCCCACATGAGGGCATGTTGATTCGCCAGCAGCTGGCAATTTACACTTCCGCACTTGAATCGCGAAAGAGCCTCACCTTCGAGCCCGAGTTTGGAGGGAACGTTTGGCTACAAGTTGTGGATGGTCAGATTGAAGTGGAAGGGGAATCCCTGGAACCTGGCGACGGTCTGGCGCTGACCGAAGTGTCGCGAATTTCAGTGCGGGCGATTAACACTGCTGAATTCCTAGTTTTTGATTTGAGCTAG